The following DNA comes from Miscanthus floridulus cultivar M001 chromosome 5, ASM1932011v1, whole genome shotgun sequence.
AAAATATATATGTGTACAAAGCTAGATGTCACCATCATACATAGATTCTGAAATGCTTACAGATATCTATATTGGAGAAGTGAAACTACTTTCTTCCTAGAATAACCGAGTTCCAGATCGTGTGCTTTGAGCACGCAAATTTTCTCTTTTCAGTTTCTCTGCCCGAGCTGTCATTGCATTGCGAATAAGGGTGCTGTTCTGTTTCCTGGAAGATTCTTGTGTATCATCTTGCACTGGCACAAGCGCCAGAGAATCTCTTTCGGCGCTCTGCGCATTCCTGTTTTTTGGAGGCCTGCCTCTTTTTTTAGGCTGAATATCAGCAGATAAAGATCTATCTTTTCGAGGCCTGCCCCTCTTCCTAGGTTCATTTCTAGCTTGCAAGCATGCTTGAGCATTTCCTTCTGTTATGGCAGTCACTAACTGGCCACTAATGTCATTGGGCGTAGAAGCTGGAAGCAAACCTGGCACATTATTTGATTGTTGCCCTTGGCCTTCTACTCTAACTATCGCCATCTGATTGTTTGCATCATTTCCCTGGGATATTGTAACTGTATGTGATGTTTTCTT
Coding sequences within:
- the LOC136450698 gene encoding uncharacterized protein — its product is MEGADGKQDSETTFIIKVHREPAIIINGVPDLPSDSTAVSQSLVKIDTEPQVDPQFGEWLEGRKVRKLFGDTHYVGKVAKYVSESNWYNIIYDDGDQEDLEWRELEEVLLPLDITVPLKTLVMDKCKLKGSVSDFSKPKVGRPRKIYATMDDSMKKTSHTVTISQGNDANNQMAIVRVEGQGQQSNNVPGLLPASTPNDISGQLVTAITEGNAQACLQARNEPRKRGRPRKDRSLSADIQPKKRGRPPKNRNAQSAERDSLALVPVQDDTQESSRKQNSTLIRNAMTARAEKLKRENLRAQSTRSGTRLF